Proteins encoded within one genomic window of Oncorhynchus masou masou isolate Uvic2021 chromosome 1, UVic_Omas_1.1, whole genome shotgun sequence:
- the LOC135542864 gene encoding phospholipid phosphatase 5-like, with product MICLEINLINKMKRGLLRGLLPEMSIRLLLLVVFLVTEQLPPFIREIQAEEMWLYRFHRVENDHVPTSLMFSVACFTPFLVILLFTFLKRVERGDVREASLAVTLALVLNGVFTNAIKLVVGRPRPDFFYRCFPDGQMNLEMHCSGDPEVVMEGRKSFPSGHSSFAFTGLGFTALYVGGKLRCFNLGGRGRAWRLCLFLAPLLLAFMIALSRTCDYKHHWQDVLVGSGLGLVFSWLCYRQHYPSLQDPDCHRPLRHSETVPAVQERKLANSNYILPL from the exons ATGATCTGTCTGGAGATTAACCTGATAAACAAGATGAAGAGGGGTTTGCTGCGTGGCTTACTGCCAGAGATGTCTATCCGACTGCTGCTTCTGGTTGTCTTCCT TGTGACAGAGCAGCTTCCACCCTTTATTCGTGAGATCCAGGCAGAGGAGATGTGGCTGTATAGATTTCACAGAGTGGAGAATGACCATGTCCCCACCTCTCTCATGTTT AGCGTGGCGTGTTTCACTCCATTCCTGGTGATCCTGCTTTTCACCTTTCTGAAGAGAGTTGAGAGAGGAGACGTGAGAGAGGCCTCGCTAG CGGTGACTCTGGCTCTGGTACTGAATGGAGTTTTCACCAACGCCATCAAGCTGGTCGTGGGCCG GCCACGGCCAGACTTCTTCTACCGCTGTTTCCCAGACGGACAGATGAACCTGGAGATGCACTGCAGCGGCGACCCAGAAGTGGTCATGGAGGGCAGGAAGAGCTTTCCCAGTGGACACTCCTCCT TTGCATTCACTGGACTGGGCTTCACAGCGCTGTATGTGGGGGGAAAGCTGCGGTGCTTTAATCTGGGGGGCCGGGGCAGGGCCTGGAGACTGTGTCTCTTCCTCGCTCCGCTCCTCCTAGCCTTCATGATCGCTCTCTCCAGGACCTGCGACTACAAACACCACTGGCAAG ATGTGTTGGTGggttctggtctgggtctggtgtTCTCTTGGCTCTGCTACAGACAGCACTACCCCTCCCTCCAGGACCCTGACTGTCACCGGCCACTACGCCACAGCGAGACTGTTCCTGCTGTGCAGGAACGCAAGCTGGCCAACTCCAACTACATATTACCTCTATAG